Below is a genomic region from Anabas testudineus chromosome 13, fAnaTes1.2, whole genome shotgun sequence.
TTCCAACGGCTTCGGGTGCATTAACGTGAAAGGCAGCTCGACGGAGAcgtcactgaaaaacaaatcattagaTGTATCACATGCGATCCACACAGCTCGTTGAACGTCAGTGAGATGTTCAGGTGACCTTTGTAAATCTCAGTGTGTGGTTTGTATCAGTGTGCTCAGCAGTGATCTAAATGAAGTGACAAAAGTTGAAAGGTTACCTCGCTGCCAGATCTCCCAAGAGCCTGAAatcaataaacatttaacactggTCAGTCGTTTGCCGCGATGGTGTAACACTAACAACGCTAACAATTACGAGTTCAGCAGCAAATGAAAAGTTGAATCCCAACTCGACAGAGAAACTTCTAGAACTATGACAGTTTATGTACAAACCCGTAGATCAAATAATGACTTCTTCTTTCAATGGAAATCAGTTTCTTTATAGACTGGACTAAATAAATCCACCAGTGAATAGAGTTAGAAACACAGAGTACTGACCCGCCTCGCGACACAACCAGCTTCACCTTGACTTTATATGACACAATGATGCCGAGGATCTCCTTGTTGGCCCCGTCTCTTAACCTGCTCAGGACAGAAAAGGTTCAGTACCATCAACCGGACCACAGCCTCGTCTCCATCTCAGAACTCTCTCAGAAGTCTACTGAAGATTCTACACAACTAACCGGGATCTGATCATAGATACAATCCACTGTTGTTCTTGAATAAACGTAACAAGACTCGGCCTCCATCCGCCCCGACCCACTTTCTGTTTATACAGTGTAACTGGGTCAGAATACAGGTTGCAGAATTTTCTCCTAAGACTCACAGCGTGCTGGAGGCCAGGTTGGTGTCCTCGTGCTTCAGCTTTCCATCCAGAGCGAGGCCTCGTTTCTCGCGGTTGTTCGCCAGAAAAGGGGTGAGGGTGAAGACTTTGCAGAAAGTCGAACTGGGAGCGACGACGTCACTGAACAGACACAAATACTATCATCGTAACTCAGCTCCATGACCCCCCCAGGGGTTGAACGCAAAGGTCCCCTGGAGGGAATGTCATTATGCTGTGATATCTGGAAAACCAGCTGCTCCTGTTGGTTCAATCAAACTCACTCTGATTCCTCGGTGGCCACCGGACATTTGTACTGAGCCGTGTTGAACAGGCAGATGTCTGCATACTGTCGCACTGTGAAAAGACAGACCGTGAGAGAGAGacgggggggtgggggtggagagacagggcgagagagagagattggggggagggagagagaaagagagagagagacagaccgACCTGcaatcttcatcttcttcaccgtcttgtttgtgttgttggtgACGTGGACGTTGACGCTGATTGGCTCCCCGTGATAATAGATCTGCAGACGGAGACTGATCGTTACTGATTGTCACTGATCGTCACTGATCTTTAGTGATCGTCACTGATCGTGACTAATCTTTAGTGATCTTCACTGATCGTCACTGATCGTCACTGATCGTCACTGATCGTCACTGATCGTTACTGATCTTAACTGGTCTTCACTGATCGTCACTGATCTTTAGTGATCGTCACTGATCGTCACTGATCTTTAGTGATCGTCACTGATCGTGACTAATCTTTAGTGATCTTCACTGATCGTCACTGATCTTAACGAATCTTAACTGATCTTTACTGATCGTCACTGATCGTTACTCATCGTTACTGATCGTCACTGATCTTAACTGATCGTCACTGATCTTAACGAATCTTAACTGATCTTTACTGATCGTCACTGATCGTTACTGATCTTTAGTGATCGTCACTGATCGTTACTGATCTTTACTGATCCGCACTGATCGTCACTGATCGTTACTGATCTTTAGTGATCGTCACTGATCTTTACTGATCTTTACTGATCCGCACTGATCGTTACTGATCTTTAGTGATCGTCACTAATCGTCACTGATCGTTACTGATCTTTAGTGATCGTCACTGATCTTTACTGATCTTTACTGATCCGCACTGATCGTTACTGATCTTTAGTGATCGTCACTAATCGTCACTGATCGTTACTGATCTTTAGTGATCGTCACTGATCTTTACTGATCTTTACTGATCCGCACTGATCGTTACTGATCTTTAGTGATCGTAACTGATCGTCACTGATCGTTACTGATCTTTAGTGATCGTCACTGATCTTTAGTGATCGTAACTGATCGTCACTGATCGTTACTGATCTTTAGTGATAGTCACTGATCTTTACTGATAGTCACTGATCTTTACTGATTGTCACTGATCTTTACTGATCGTTACTGATCTTTAGTGATCGTAACTGATCGTCACTGATCGTTACTGATCTTTAGTGATCGTTACTGATCGTCACTGATCGTTAGTGATAGTCACTGATCTTTACTGATAGTCACTGATCTTTACTGATTGTCACTGATCTTTACTGATCGTTACTGATCGTCAATGATCGTTACTGATCGTCACTGATCTTTACTGATTGTTACTGATCGTCAATGATCGTTACTGATCGTTCTGATCTTTACTGTTCGTCACTAATCGTCACTGATCGTTACTGATCTTTAGTGATCGTCACTGATCTTTACTGATCTTTACTGATCCGCACTGATCTTTAGTGATCGTAACTGATCGTCACTGATCGTTACTGATCTTTAGTGATCGTTACTGATCGTCACTGATCGTTAGTGATAGTCACTGATCTTTACTGATAGTCACTGATCTTTACTGATTGTCACTGATCTTTACTGATCGTTACTGATCGTCAATGATCGTTACTGAACGTTCTGATCTTTACTGTTCGTCACTAATCATCACTGATCGTCACTGATCGTCACTGATCTTTAGTGATCGTCACTGATCTTTAGTGATCGTCACTGATCTTTAGTGATCGTCACTGATCTTTAGTGATCGTCACTGATCGTCACTGATCGTCACTGATCTTAACTGATCTTTACTGATTGTCACTGATCTTTACTGATCGTCACTGATCTTTAGTGATCGTCACTGATCTTTAGTGATCGTCACTGATCTTTAGTGATCGTCACTGATCCACACTGATCGTCACTGATCTTAACTGATCTTTACTGATTGTCACTGATCTTTACTGATCGTCACTGATCTTTAGTGATCGTCACTGATCGTCACTGATCTTAACTGATCGTCACTGATCTTAACTGATCTTTACTGATTGTCACTGATCGTCAATGATCGTTTTGATCTTTACTGATCGTCACTAATCGCCACTGATCGTTACTGATCGTCACTGATCTGGTTCTTTTAAAACTCACCTACCTCAGTGACTCAACTCAACGACCTGTGGctctaattaataataaaaactaattggAGAGTCCAAACCTCCTGTTGCTGGTTTGTTTACCGTCCTTTAGCTGCTGGGTCATAAGCTAATCTGTCAACCATCAGTGTTACCATAATGACTTATTGAGCAGATAAAGGtgaaaggagaaaagagcaacttcatATGAAAGAAGATAAGAGATACTaaacaggacaagggttcacagataggacatgggtaggagatGAGTTCGGGGTCACAAGGTCaccagtgaaaaacacagacctgtagtgggaatttatggtataaacagcCTATGTGTAGaagaatttatgttttctttatggttcacatatacttagttccttaggaatgttatgtgggggggggggggggcctgTGAAGTATAAGTATgggggttagagagaggtagatcagaagacatttacatgattgtggtgttttgtacgtattaaactgagatggttcatcacactgagtccttccttgaagtctactaagattttacaacatttagaggaagaggaaaaattTGTACAACAATCTGATGCGGCGGCGTCTGCCCAGACTCACTGTAGAGGCAGAAATCGACCTAATGCTGCAACATTGGACCCAAATTATCCCTAGAATATGGTGTTCGGTGAATTGTGAAATAGCTTAAAATCAAAGGGACGAGTTAACGACTAATGGAGGAAACTCTGACTGGACGACACTCAGGTGTTACCTCTTTGTCCAGAGATGCCTCCAGGTGCAGAGGTTTGTCTGACATCAGGAACTGTCTGGTGGTTTCAGCTGTGGGCTGAGGACCAGGTTTCTCTGGAGCATACTGCACCTTCCTGATCACCAGACGCACTGAGTTCCTACAACACAGGGCGGACACTAAGACTTCTGCTGCAGCCTTTCTCCACGCTGTAGAGCGTTGGACCACCACTCACCCACTTTTACCTTTTGTGGATCTTTTCTTCAGCATTTTCTGCACAGAAAGCTTTCACCTCGAAGTCGACACCACAGGcctgagaaaacacaacaggaagaaaagaatTACTTTTTTTGATATGATGTTTAAGAAAGATTCAATTTAACTGTGAATCTGAGAGGTACAATACAAACTGAGCGTCGTCACCTTCCCAGTGTCCTCTGGTCCTGGCTGCAGGGTCACTGAGCACGGCAGGTTCAGAGGAATCTGAAAACACGGGAAGAAACATCAAAAGACTTTTTCTTACTAGTTCTATTCTTTGCAgatttactactactactactactactactactactgctactactactactactgctactactactgctactactactactgctactactactactgctactactactactactactactactactactgctactactactgctactgctactactactctactactactactgctactgctactgctactactgctactactactactactactgctactactactgctactactactgctactactgctactgctactactactgctactactgctactactactactactgctactactactgctgctactactactactactactactgctactactactactgctactactgctactactactactactactactactgctactactactactactactactactgctactactactactactactactactgctactactactgctactactactgctactactactactactactactactactgctactactactgctactactactactactgctactgctactgctactactactgctactactactactactgctactgctactactgctactactactactactgctactactactgctactactactactactgctactactactgctactactactactactactactactactactactactactactgctactactactactactactactactactactactactactactactactactactactactactactactactgctactactactgctactactactactactactactactactactactactactgctactactactactactactactactgctactactactgctactactactactactgctactactactgctactactactactgctactactactactgctactactactgctactactgctactactactactactactgctactactactgctactactactgctactactactactactactactactactactactactactactactactactactactactactactactactactactactactgctactgctactactgctactactactactactgctactactactgctactactactgctactactgctactgctactactactgctactactgctactactactactactactactactgctactactactgctgctactactactactactactactgctactactactactgctactactgctactactactactactactactactactactactactactactactactactactactgctactactactactactactactactactactactactactactactactactactactactactactactgctactactactgctactactactactactgctactgctactactgctactactactactactgctactactactgctactactactgctactactactactactgctactactactactactactactactactactactactactactactactactactactactactactactactactactactactactactactactactactactgctactactactactactactactactactactactactactactgctactactactactactactactactgctactactactgctactactactactactgctactactactactactactactgctactgctactactgttactactactactgctactactactgctactactgctactactactactactactactactgctactgctactactactactgctactactactactactactactactactactactactactactactactactgctactactactactgctactactactgctactactactgctactgctactactgctactactactactgctactactactgctactactgctactgctactactactgctactactgctactactactactactactactactgctactactactactactactgctactactactactgctactactactagtattactactactactgctactactactactacttctaccactactactgctactactactgctactgctactactgctactgctactactactgctactactgctactactactactactactactactactactactactactactactactactactactactactactactactgctactactgctactactactactactgctactactgctactactactactactgctactactactactactgctactactactactgctactactactactactactactactactactactactactactactactactacatctactactactactgctactactactgctactactactactactgctactactactactactactactactactactactactactactactactactactactactactactactactgctactactactgctactactactactactgctactactactactgctactactactactactactactgctactactactgctactactactactactgctactactactactacttacatctactactactactgctactactactgctactactactactactactgctactactactactactgctactgctactactactgctactactactactgctactactacatctactactactactgctactactactgctactactactactactactgctactactactactactactactactactactactactactactactactgctactactactactactactactgctactactactgctactactactactactgctactactactactgctactactacatctactactactactgctactactactgctactactactactactgctactactactactgctactactacatctactactactactgctactactactgctactactactactactactactactactactactactactactactactactactactactactactactactactgctactactactactactactactactactactgctactactactactactactactactactactactactactactaccactacctGTTAGGCTCAGACCCTAACCCTATGACCCCAACATGGGTTGACCCCACAGGTCATTTGAACTAAACTGTGACAGATTTTATCAGAGAGAAAGTGGAACATGCAACTGttgtcaaaggtcaaaggtcacggTCTGATCCAGAAGTCTTTAGTATTGGTACAAGTATTTGTTCTGTGTAAAACCACAGTAAAGTCAGTCACTCAAATGAGAACACATTTGTTGATGTATCCGGTGAATCAGGTCTCATTAGGAAAGCCAGGTCCCTGTACCTCGAAGGTGAACGGGTAGGCGTGTTCCCCCAGTTTCTTAATCAGCCGTTCCTGAAGTCGGGTCAGgctcttcttctcttcaggCAGAGGAGGAAACGCCTGGACGTTGGCCACGAACAGGTCCTTCCGAAACGTCAAGCCGAGGACGTCCAAATCCTCTCGACCATAACGGAACGCACAGGTCAGAGTCACAAACACTGAAGGGAATCAAAAACACCAAGAGTCCGTTAACCGAAAACCTCTGGAAACACTTTTACCTAGAGCGAAGCGAGGGGAACATCTCAGCTCGAAACAGTGACCGGGAGGATTTACTGAACTCTTCTAAACGGAGCTGTTTGAGTTTCAGGATTTCAGCTGTCAGCACCATCACCAAGTCATGATGGTGGACAGAAGCATTTAATCAGACCAAAGTAACCGGGAGGAGACAATGATCCGAACCACGGCACACAGGACTTCCTCAGAGGGAAACTGAGCAGGACTGAACCCAAGGGAGAGAACCCCAAAACAGACGAGTGAAGGAGGCTGGAGTGAGTCGCAGCAAATATTACGTTCGATTAAGTTATAGAACTTTAGGAAACTGttggttctgttctgttttttctcactGGTCTCGAATGTGGGTCATCTGTGGTGTTGTGTAACGTACTGAGGTGAACGTGGcttttgtcttattttcctCGTCGAACCTAAATTTACAGATCGGCCGTCAACCTTCCACAGTCTGAACAGCCGGAGCAGCCGGTCAGGTCTTTGGGTTTTTCTTACCTAACGTCAGTAAGAATATTTCAGCACCAGGTTCCGTTttctcacctttcctctccttcaggTACTCCGGGTCGATCAGGACGACGCCATCTGCAGGACACAAGTCAGACGTTTTCTGACTATTTGGTGACACAACAATCTACATAGTGAAGCCAGTAAAAACCGATCTCACCGACAGGCTCCACCAGGTCCACGTGGTCCACAAAGTCCCTCTTTCCCAGATAGACGGTGAGCTGAAGGAGAAGTTCGAGTCATGTCACCTCAGGTAGAAAACACACCTGCTCAAATGATGAACATTAACATCACGGCTGTAAATGTATCAAACACAAACCAACTGGACTGTGAGTCACAGCAAACGG
It encodes:
- the arrb1 gene encoding beta-arrestin-1, which gives rise to MGDKGTRVFKKASPNGKLTVYLGKRDFVDHVDLVEPVDGVVLIDPEYLKERKVFVTLTCAFRYGREDLDVLGLTFRKDLFVANVQAFPPLPEEKKSLTRLQERLIKKLGEHAYPFTFEIPLNLPCSVTLQPGPEDTGKACGVDFEVKAFCAENAEEKIHKRNSVRLVIRKVQYAPEKPGPQPTAETTRQFLMSDKPLHLEASLDKEIYYHGEPISVNVHVTNNTNKTVKKMKIAVRQYADICLFNTAQYKCPVATEESDDVVAPSSTFCKVFTLTPFLANNREKRGLALDGKLKHEDTNLASSTLLRDGANKEILGIIVSYKVKVKLVVSRGGLLGDLAASDVSVELPFTLMHPKPLEESSYRDAPDETPIDTNLIEFDTNDDDIIFEDFARQRLIGAKDDKDEDEEPVDSPKFTDR